One segment of Urocitellus parryii isolate mUroPar1 chromosome 5, mUroPar1.hap1, whole genome shotgun sequence DNA contains the following:
- the Kazald1 gene encoding kazal-type serine protease inhibitor domain-containing protein 1: MPRVLTGLPAKHAAVALALPLLLLLLVGWMPPPISARPSPGPDYLRRGWLRLLAEGEGCAPCRLEECVMPRGCLAGRVHDACGCCWECANLEGQLCDLDPSAHFYGRCGEQLECRLDTGGDLSHGEVPEPLCACRSQRPLCGSDGRTYAQICRLQEAARARPDTNLTVAHPGPCEAEPQIVLQPFDIWNVTGQDVIFGCEVFAYPMASIEWRKDGLDIQLPGDDPHISVQFRGGPQRFEVTSWLQIQAVRPSDEGTYRCIARNALGEVEAPATLTVLTPDQLNSTGIPQLRSLNLAPEVAESEENEDYY; this comes from the exons ATGCCCCGAGTGCTCACAGGGCTTCCAGCTAAGCATGCTGCAGTTGCCTTGGCGCTGCCCCTTCTACTGCTACTGCTGGTGGGGTGGATGCCACCACCGATCAGCGCAAGGCCGTCCCCAGGCCCGGATTACCTGCGGCGCGGCTGGCTGCGGTTGCTAGCGGAGGGCGAGGGCTGCGCTCCCTGCCGGCTAGAAGAATGCGTCATGCCTCGGGGCTGCCTGGCGGGCAGGGTGCACGACGCGTGCGGTTGCTGTTGGGAATGCGCCAACCTCGAGGGCCAGCTCTGCGACCTGGACCCCAGTGCTCATTTCTATGGGCGCTGCGGCGAACAGCTTGAGTGCCGGCTGGACACAGGCGGCGACCTGAGCCACGGAGAGGTGCCGGAGCCGCTCTGTGCCTGTCGCTCACAACGCCCGCTCTGCGGTTCCGACGGCCGTACCTACGCCCAGATCTGCCGCCTGCAGGAGGCAGCCCGCGCTCGGCCCGACACTAACCTCACTGTGGCGCATCCAGGGCCCTGCGAAGCCG AGCCTCAGATCGTGTTGCAGCCATTTGACATTTGGAATGTGACGGGGCAGGATGTGATCTTTGGCTGTGAGGTGTTTGCCTACCCCATGGCCTCCATTGAGTGGAGGAAGGACGGCTTGGACATCCAGCTGCCAGGCGATGACCCCCACATCTCTGTACAG TTTAGGGGTGGACCGCAGAGATTTGAGGTGACCAGCTGGCTGCAGATCCAAGCTGTGCGTCCCAGTGATGAGGGTACCTACCGCTGCATTGCCCGAAATGCCCTGGGTGAGGTTGAGGCTCCTGCTACCCTGACAGTGCTCACACCAG ATCAGCTGAACTCTACAGGCATTCCCCAGCTGCGATCACTGAACCTGGCTCCAGAGGTGGCTGAGAG